One genomic window of Eleginops maclovinus isolate JMC-PN-2008 ecotype Puerto Natales chromosome 12, JC_Emac_rtc_rv5, whole genome shotgun sequence includes the following:
- the ccdc117 gene encoding coiled-coil domain-containing protein 117 isoform X4: protein MYSFSGPTSYPEFDLGSPSTSDHLQRAPLSNSWETRCLRKHRRRVDDEGCSAKKRRLMFEAEVDVSENSNTSTHHDWTTASSRPPLPAQPSSPAPPKPCPASHNPTLSQPPSTLPRPEPESSCMEVEAAQRKLQEIEDRITLEDDDEDEDLNVEPAPRRPVLVMSDSLKEGLQRGISDILPHTVAQSVSQSCMELVLWRPPEDPFCRKRKVSLQKQHKKHTVSRLPPTPCPSPIPHIPLSPSSLPADTHSALYSFPVVHTFGEEDMEM, encoded by the exons ATGTATTCGTTTTCAGGCCCCACAAGCTATCCTGAATTCGACCTCGGATCTCCAAGTACGTCAGACCACCTACAGAGAGCACCTCTCTCTAACAG CTGGGAAACAAGATGCCTCAGGAAGCACAGGAGGAGAGTTGATGATGA GGGATGCAGTGCCAAAAAGAGGAGGTTAATGTTCGAGGCAGAAGTGGACGTTTCAGAAAACTCCAACACTAGCACCCATCATGACTGGACTACAGCGTCCAGCCGCCCTCCTCTGCCCGCACAGCCCAGCAGTCCTGCACCCCCAAAACCCTGCCCAGCATCTCACAACCCAACTTTGTCGCAGCCGCCCTCCACTCTGCCCCGACCCGAGCCAGAGAGCTCCTGCATGGAGGTAGAGGCCGCTCAGAGGAAACTACAGGAGATCGAAGACAG GATAACGCTGGAGGATGACGATGAAGATGAAGATCTTAATGTAGAGCCGGCCCCGAGACGGCCGGTGCTGGTGATGTCCGACAGTCTGAAGGAGGGTCTGCAGCGCGGGATCAGTGACATCTTGCCGCACACAGTAGCCCAGTCTGT GAGCCAGTCCTGCATGGAGCTGGTGTTGTGGCGGCCTCCAGAAGATCCCTTCTGTCGGAAGCGAAAGGTCTCTTTACAGAAACAGCATAAAAAGCATACAGTGTCTCGGCTGCCCCCGACTCCCTGTCCATCTCCTATCCCTCACATCCCCTTGAGTCCCTCCAGTctgcctgcagacacacactctgctctgtaCAGCTTTCCTGTAGTCCACACCTTTGGAGAGGAGGACATGGAGATGTAA
- the ccdc117 gene encoding coiled-coil domain-containing protein 117 isoform X3 encodes MYSFSGPTSYPEFDLGSPSTSDHLQRAPLSNSSWETRCLRKHRRRVDDEGCSAKKRRLMFEAEVDVSENSNTSTHHDWTTASSRPPLPAQPSSPAPPKPCPASHNPTLSQPPSTLPRPEPESSCMEVEAAQRKLQEIEDRITLEDDDEDEDLNVEPAPRRPVLVMSDSLKEGLQRGISDILPHTVAQSVSQSCMELVLWRPPEDPFCRKRKVSLQKQHKKHTVSRLPPTPCPSPIPHIPLSPSSLPADTHSALYSFPVVHTFGEEDMEM; translated from the exons ATGTATTCGTTTTCAGGCCCCACAAGCTATCCTGAATTCGACCTCGGATCTCCAAGTACGTCAGACCACCTACAGAGAGCACCTCTCTCTAACAG CAGCTGGGAAACAAGATGCCTCAGGAAGCACAGGAGGAGAGTTGATGATGA GGGATGCAGTGCCAAAAAGAGGAGGTTAATGTTCGAGGCAGAAGTGGACGTTTCAGAAAACTCCAACACTAGCACCCATCATGACTGGACTACAGCGTCCAGCCGCCCTCCTCTGCCCGCACAGCCCAGCAGTCCTGCACCCCCAAAACCCTGCCCAGCATCTCACAACCCAACTTTGTCGCAGCCGCCCTCCACTCTGCCCCGACCCGAGCCAGAGAGCTCCTGCATGGAGGTAGAGGCCGCTCAGAGGAAACTACAGGAGATCGAAGACAG GATAACGCTGGAGGATGACGATGAAGATGAAGATCTTAATGTAGAGCCGGCCCCGAGACGGCCGGTGCTGGTGATGTCCGACAGTCTGAAGGAGGGTCTGCAGCGCGGGATCAGTGACATCTTGCCGCACACAGTAGCCCAGTCTGT GAGCCAGTCCTGCATGGAGCTGGTGTTGTGGCGGCCTCCAGAAGATCCCTTCTGTCGGAAGCGAAAGGTCTCTTTACAGAAACAGCATAAAAAGCATACAGTGTCTCGGCTGCCCCCGACTCCCTGTCCATCTCCTATCCCTCACATCCCCTTGAGTCCCTCCAGTctgcctgcagacacacactctgctctgtaCAGCTTTCCTGTAGTCCACACCTTTGGAGAGGAGGACATGGAGATGTAA
- the ccdc117 gene encoding coiled-coil domain-containing protein 117 isoform X1, giving the protein MYHPVSTRSELGFLPAMYSFSGPTSYPEFDLGSPSTSDHLQRAPLSNSSWETRCLRKHRRRVDDEGCSAKKRRLMFEAEVDVSENSNTSTHHDWTTASSRPPLPAQPSSPAPPKPCPASHNPTLSQPPSTLPRPEPESSCMEVEAAQRKLQEIEDRITLEDDDEDEDLNVEPAPRRPVLVMSDSLKEGLQRGISDILPHTVAQSVSQSCMELVLWRPPEDPFCRKRKVSLQKQHKKHTVSRLPPTPCPSPIPHIPLSPSSLPADTHSALYSFPVVHTFGEEDMEM; this is encoded by the exons ATGTATCACCCTGTTTCCACACGCAGCGAGCTGGGGTTTCTGCCAGCCATGTATTCGTTTTCAGGCCCCACAAGCTATCCTGAATTCGACCTCGGATCTCCAAGTACGTCAGACCACCTACAGAGAGCACCTCTCTCTAACAG CAGCTGGGAAACAAGATGCCTCAGGAAGCACAGGAGGAGAGTTGATGATGA GGGATGCAGTGCCAAAAAGAGGAGGTTAATGTTCGAGGCAGAAGTGGACGTTTCAGAAAACTCCAACACTAGCACCCATCATGACTGGACTACAGCGTCCAGCCGCCCTCCTCTGCCCGCACAGCCCAGCAGTCCTGCACCCCCAAAACCCTGCCCAGCATCTCACAACCCAACTTTGTCGCAGCCGCCCTCCACTCTGCCCCGACCCGAGCCAGAGAGCTCCTGCATGGAGGTAGAGGCCGCTCAGAGGAAACTACAGGAGATCGAAGACAG GATAACGCTGGAGGATGACGATGAAGATGAAGATCTTAATGTAGAGCCGGCCCCGAGACGGCCGGTGCTGGTGATGTCCGACAGTCTGAAGGAGGGTCTGCAGCGCGGGATCAGTGACATCTTGCCGCACACAGTAGCCCAGTCTGT GAGCCAGTCCTGCATGGAGCTGGTGTTGTGGCGGCCTCCAGAAGATCCCTTCTGTCGGAAGCGAAAGGTCTCTTTACAGAAACAGCATAAAAAGCATACAGTGTCTCGGCTGCCCCCGACTCCCTGTCCATCTCCTATCCCTCACATCCCCTTGAGTCCCTCCAGTctgcctgcagacacacactctgctctgtaCAGCTTTCCTGTAGTCCACACCTTTGGAGAGGAGGACATGGAGATGTAA
- the ccdc117 gene encoding coiled-coil domain-containing protein 117 isoform X2 produces MYHPVSTRSELGFLPAMYSFSGPTSYPEFDLGSPSTSDHLQRAPLSNSWETRCLRKHRRRVDDEGCSAKKRRLMFEAEVDVSENSNTSTHHDWTTASSRPPLPAQPSSPAPPKPCPASHNPTLSQPPSTLPRPEPESSCMEVEAAQRKLQEIEDRITLEDDDEDEDLNVEPAPRRPVLVMSDSLKEGLQRGISDILPHTVAQSVSQSCMELVLWRPPEDPFCRKRKVSLQKQHKKHTVSRLPPTPCPSPIPHIPLSPSSLPADTHSALYSFPVVHTFGEEDMEM; encoded by the exons ATGTATCACCCTGTTTCCACACGCAGCGAGCTGGGGTTTCTGCCAGCCATGTATTCGTTTTCAGGCCCCACAAGCTATCCTGAATTCGACCTCGGATCTCCAAGTACGTCAGACCACCTACAGAGAGCACCTCTCTCTAACAG CTGGGAAACAAGATGCCTCAGGAAGCACAGGAGGAGAGTTGATGATGA GGGATGCAGTGCCAAAAAGAGGAGGTTAATGTTCGAGGCAGAAGTGGACGTTTCAGAAAACTCCAACACTAGCACCCATCATGACTGGACTACAGCGTCCAGCCGCCCTCCTCTGCCCGCACAGCCCAGCAGTCCTGCACCCCCAAAACCCTGCCCAGCATCTCACAACCCAACTTTGTCGCAGCCGCCCTCCACTCTGCCCCGACCCGAGCCAGAGAGCTCCTGCATGGAGGTAGAGGCCGCTCAGAGGAAACTACAGGAGATCGAAGACAG GATAACGCTGGAGGATGACGATGAAGATGAAGATCTTAATGTAGAGCCGGCCCCGAGACGGCCGGTGCTGGTGATGTCCGACAGTCTGAAGGAGGGTCTGCAGCGCGGGATCAGTGACATCTTGCCGCACACAGTAGCCCAGTCTGT GAGCCAGTCCTGCATGGAGCTGGTGTTGTGGCGGCCTCCAGAAGATCCCTTCTGTCGGAAGCGAAAGGTCTCTTTACAGAAACAGCATAAAAAGCATACAGTGTCTCGGCTGCCCCCGACTCCCTGTCCATCTCCTATCCCTCACATCCCCTTGAGTCCCTCCAGTctgcctgcagacacacactctgctctgtaCAGCTTTCCTGTAGTCCACACCTTTGGAGAGGAGGACATGGAGATGTAA
- the tcn2 gene encoding transcobalamin-2 isoform X2: MRLYRMVSLVIIAGLLALASGKPCETQTSNNELFLSLNKNLLRSLETREGLPNPSVHLALRLSDYHNLAKESEHLNKLKNDLHNDIQSSLSNSQSAVGLLALYTLALKSSCYDLNTITFTVSEKSETLLTHLKKQMELEKEHIAFSHRPLTNYYQYSLGVLGLCVSGIRVNNHVSNKLIKAAEHEHFKHGETESIDTYAMAGMALQCVNDAGSHVQNAAELNTALSKIKQKLLASRRTDGHIGNEFSTGLAVQALLAMGSHVAECAASMEAMRTDARSNTYHNAMAISQILPALQQKSYLTIKNRECLNEDDTLVLEPIDPVEVLPSQTKVSVTVEVVTSSGTAAHYTVDVPKGRSLLEALELLKGKNVGFTFDKETSLWGPFLSMVNGEQARQSDRRYWHLSSDGTALTEGINDFKIEATQTISIKNTVY; encoded by the exons ATGAG GCTGTACAGAATGGTGTCTTTGGTAATAATCGCTGGACTACTGGCTCTTGCCTCTGGTAAACCATGTG aaactCAAACATCTAATAATGAGCTGTTCCTGTCACTCAATAAGAATCTGCTTCGCTCTCTGGAGACGCGGGAAGGACTCCCCAATCCCAGTGTCCACTTGGCATTACGGCTCTCTGATTACCATAACCTTGCTAAGGAGAGCGAACacttaaataaactgaaaaatgatTTGCACAATGACATTCAAAG CTCTCTCTCTAACAGCCAGTCGGCGGTCGGCCTCTTGGCGCTGTACACTCTGGCTTTGAAGTCCTCCTGCTATGACCTCAACACAATCACTTTCACCGTCAGTGAGAAGAGCGAGACGCTGCTGACACACCTGAAGAAACAGATGGAACTGGAAAAAGAGCATATAGCCT TCAGCCACCGCCCTTTGACCAACTATTACCAGTACTCTCTGGGTGTGCTCGGTCTTTGCGTGAGCGGCATCAGGGTCAACAACCATGTCAGCAACAAGCTCATCAAGGCAGCAGAACATGAGCACTTCAAACATGGAGAAACTGAGAgtattg aTACCTATGCCATGGCTGGAATGGCACTCCAGTGTGTGAACGACGCTGGTTCACATGTGCAGAACGCTGCGGAGCTCAACACAGCCCTCAGCAAGATCAAGCAGAAGCTCTTGGCGTCTCGTAGGACCGACGGTCATATTGGTAATGAGTTCAGCACAGGCCTTGCAGTTCAA GCCTTACTGGCAATGGGGAGCCATGTTGCAGAGTGTGCTGCCTCAATGGAGGCCATGAGGACAGACGCCAGAAGCAACACATACCATAACGCCATGGCCATATCTCAGATTCTGCCAGCTCTCCAGCAGAAATCATACctgacaataaaaaacagggaGTGTCTCAATGAGGATG ACACTCTGGTGCTGGAGCCCATAGATCCTGTGGAAGTTTTACCAAGCCAGACCAAAGTGAGTGTGACGGTGGAGGTGGTTACGTCTAGCGGAACAGCTGCTCATTACACTGTGGACGTGCCAAAGGGCAGGTCTCTGTTGGAGGCCCTTGAACTTCTCAAGGGGAAAAATGTTGGATTCAC TTTTGATAAGGAGACCAGTCTGTGGGGACCTTTCTTAAGTATGGTGAACGGAGAGCAGGCGAGACAGAGCGACCGCAGATACTGGCATCTCTCCTCTGACGGCACTGCGCTTACTGAAG GTATCAACGATTTCAAGATTGAAGCGACTCAAACGATCTCCATCAAAAACACAGTCTACTGA
- the tcn2 gene encoding transcobalamin-2 isoform X1, producing MVSLVIIAGLLALASGKPCETQTSNNELFLSLNKNLLRSLETREGLPNPSVHLALRLSDYHNLAKESEHLNKLKNDLHNDIQSSLSNSQSAVGLLALYTLALKSSCYDLNTITFTVSEKSETLLTHLKKQMELEKEHIAFSHRPLTNYYQYSLGVLGLCVSGIRVNNHVSNKLIKAAEHEHFKHGETESIDTYAMAGMALQCVNDAGSHVQNAAELNTALSKIKQKLLASRRTDGHIGNEFSTGLAVQALLAMGSHVAECAASMEAMRTDARSNTYHNAMAISQILPALQQKSYLTIKNRECLNEDDTLVLEPIDPVEVLPSQTKVSVTVEVVTSSGTAAHYTVDVPKGRSLLEALELLKGKNVGFTFDKETSLWGPFLSMVNGEQARQSDRRYWHLSSDGTALTEGINDFKIEATQTISIKNTVY from the exons ATGGTGTCTTTGGTAATAATCGCTGGACTACTGGCTCTTGCCTCTGGTAAACCATGTG aaactCAAACATCTAATAATGAGCTGTTCCTGTCACTCAATAAGAATCTGCTTCGCTCTCTGGAGACGCGGGAAGGACTCCCCAATCCCAGTGTCCACTTGGCATTACGGCTCTCTGATTACCATAACCTTGCTAAGGAGAGCGAACacttaaataaactgaaaaatgatTTGCACAATGACATTCAAAG CTCTCTCTCTAACAGCCAGTCGGCGGTCGGCCTCTTGGCGCTGTACACTCTGGCTTTGAAGTCCTCCTGCTATGACCTCAACACAATCACTTTCACCGTCAGTGAGAAGAGCGAGACGCTGCTGACACACCTGAAGAAACAGATGGAACTGGAAAAAGAGCATATAGCCT TCAGCCACCGCCCTTTGACCAACTATTACCAGTACTCTCTGGGTGTGCTCGGTCTTTGCGTGAGCGGCATCAGGGTCAACAACCATGTCAGCAACAAGCTCATCAAGGCAGCAGAACATGAGCACTTCAAACATGGAGAAACTGAGAgtattg aTACCTATGCCATGGCTGGAATGGCACTCCAGTGTGTGAACGACGCTGGTTCACATGTGCAGAACGCTGCGGAGCTCAACACAGCCCTCAGCAAGATCAAGCAGAAGCTCTTGGCGTCTCGTAGGACCGACGGTCATATTGGTAATGAGTTCAGCACAGGCCTTGCAGTTCAA GCCTTACTGGCAATGGGGAGCCATGTTGCAGAGTGTGCTGCCTCAATGGAGGCCATGAGGACAGACGCCAGAAGCAACACATACCATAACGCCATGGCCATATCTCAGATTCTGCCAGCTCTCCAGCAGAAATCATACctgacaataaaaaacagggaGTGTCTCAATGAGGATG ACACTCTGGTGCTGGAGCCCATAGATCCTGTGGAAGTTTTACCAAGCCAGACCAAAGTGAGTGTGACGGTGGAGGTGGTTACGTCTAGCGGAACAGCTGCTCATTACACTGTGGACGTGCCAAAGGGCAGGTCTCTGTTGGAGGCCCTTGAACTTCTCAAGGGGAAAAATGTTGGATTCAC TTTTGATAAGGAGACCAGTCTGTGGGGACCTTTCTTAAGTATGGTGAACGGAGAGCAGGCGAGACAGAGCGACCGCAGATACTGGCATCTCTCCTCTGACGGCACTGCGCTTACTGAAG GTATCAACGATTTCAAGATTGAAGCGACTCAAACGATCTCCATCAAAAACACAGTCTACTGA
- the dguok gene encoding deoxyguanosine kinase, mitochondrial isoform X1 — MSALYRSVVFNRVSKLNTCLIQVMRFGYNAPPPQWKTAESLQRAGNTTIPQKTSNLKAIANMSGKLSVSCSRCLSTSTEIGASRVKRVSIEGNIAVGKSTFARLLQSACPDWKVVAEPVSKWQNIESGTSKGTDATPQTTVSNLLQMMYQDPQRWSYTFQTFSCMSRLRTQLQPIPARLLGSEGTPVQVYERSVYSDRYIFALNMFEMDCINSTEWAVYQDWHSLLVEQFGHKVELEGIIYLRAPPTKCLERLRLRGRVEEKGVELDYLEKLHVQHERWLVEKSTETHFEKLKQIPVLQLDASVEFKSNPVVQEEFITKIKNFFSVL; from the exons ATGTCTGCCCTCTACCGAAGCGTTGTGTTCAACCGTGTTTCCAAGTTAAACACATGTTTGATCCAAGTCATGAGATTTGGGTATAATGCGCCTCCTCCACAGTGGAAGACAGCCGAAAGCCTCCAGAGAGCTGGAAACACAACCATACCACAGAAGACAAGTAACCTAAAAGCTATTGCTAATATGTCAGGGAAGCTCAGTGTTTCTTGTTCAAGATGTCTCTCTACTTCAACTGAGATTGGAGCCTCTCGAGTGAAAAGAGTTTCCATCGAGGGCAACATTG CTGTTGGAAAGTCCACCTTTGCGAGACTCTTGCAGTCAGCCTGTCCTGACTGGAAGGTGGTGGCAGAACCTGTGAGCAAGTGGCAGAACATTGAGAGTGGTACCTcgaag GGGACAGACGCCACCCCCCAGACCACAGTCAGCAACCTGCTGCAGATGATGTACCAAGACCCTCAGCGCTGGTCGTACACTTTTCAGACATTTTCCTGTATGAGCCGGCTCAGGACGCAGCTGCAGCCTATTCCTGCTCGCCTGCTCGGCTCAGAGGGAACACCGGTCCAGGTGTACGAGCGTTCTGTCTACAGCGACAG GTACATCTTCGCCCTGAACATGTTTGAAATGGACTGTATCAACTCTACAGAGTGGGCGGTCTATCAGGACTGGCACTCCCTCCTGGTGGAACAGTTTGGACACAAGGTGGAGCTAGAGGGCATCATCTACCTCAGAGCCCCACCAACG AAATGTTTGGAGCGCCTGCGCCTTCGAGGCAGGGTAGAGGAGAAAGGAGTGGAACTGGACTATCTGGAAAAGCTGCACGTTCAACATGAGAGGTGGCTGGTTGAAAAGAGCACAGA AACACATTTCGAGAAGTTAAAACAGATACCTGTGTTACAACTCGATGCCAGTGTGGAGTTTAAGAGCAACCCAGTGGTGCAGGAGGAATTTATAACCAAg ATAAAGAACTTCTTCAGTGTGTTATGA
- the dguok gene encoding deoxyguanosine kinase, mitochondrial isoform X2, which produces MSGKLSVSCSRCLSTSTEIGASRVKRVSIEGNIAVGKSTFARLLQSACPDWKVVAEPVSKWQNIESGTSKGTDATPQTTVSNLLQMMYQDPQRWSYTFQTFSCMSRLRTQLQPIPARLLGSEGTPVQVYERSVYSDRYIFALNMFEMDCINSTEWAVYQDWHSLLVEQFGHKVELEGIIYLRAPPTKCLERLRLRGRVEEKGVELDYLEKLHVQHERWLVEKSTETHFEKLKQIPVLQLDASVEFKSNPVVQEEFITKIKNFFSVL; this is translated from the exons ATGTCAGGGAAGCTCAGTGTTTCTTGTTCAAGATGTCTCTCTACTTCAACTGAGATTGGAGCCTCTCGAGTGAAAAGAGTTTCCATCGAGGGCAACATTG CTGTTGGAAAGTCCACCTTTGCGAGACTCTTGCAGTCAGCCTGTCCTGACTGGAAGGTGGTGGCAGAACCTGTGAGCAAGTGGCAGAACATTGAGAGTGGTACCTcgaag GGGACAGACGCCACCCCCCAGACCACAGTCAGCAACCTGCTGCAGATGATGTACCAAGACCCTCAGCGCTGGTCGTACACTTTTCAGACATTTTCCTGTATGAGCCGGCTCAGGACGCAGCTGCAGCCTATTCCTGCTCGCCTGCTCGGCTCAGAGGGAACACCGGTCCAGGTGTACGAGCGTTCTGTCTACAGCGACAG GTACATCTTCGCCCTGAACATGTTTGAAATGGACTGTATCAACTCTACAGAGTGGGCGGTCTATCAGGACTGGCACTCCCTCCTGGTGGAACAGTTTGGACACAAGGTGGAGCTAGAGGGCATCATCTACCTCAGAGCCCCACCAACG AAATGTTTGGAGCGCCTGCGCCTTCGAGGCAGGGTAGAGGAGAAAGGAGTGGAACTGGACTATCTGGAAAAGCTGCACGTTCAACATGAGAGGTGGCTGGTTGAAAAGAGCACAGA AACACATTTCGAGAAGTTAAAACAGATACCTGTGTTACAACTCGATGCCAGTGTGGAGTTTAAGAGCAACCCAGTGGTGCAGGAGGAATTTATAACCAAg ATAAAGAACTTCTTCAGTGTGTTATGA
- the spaw gene encoding southpaw — translation MKFKVQSVFCTFLLCSFGVVFSSQSHSFLSGLETSLALRNLSFNPRSRYPMYMMQLYRSFKTADFSSSVAVNTAAMRGDNLSEHSSDSVLSLTARGCHQEGEKWTVTFDMSSISASELVQLAELRIRLPAFSKSKRSTVDLYHFRKQSCELGNTSCQDEHLFLGSFSTSASSTKSAWKVFNVTALLKYRLYQGDGLSSQEASGEPDTDHGSGAGDEGEVTSKSLFKTLGLRQRKTHHPTMNRVMMVIFSKHNLPQEGHPAYSLIHTVENSKYVTMDRVSSQSRRHKRNRMERMRVPAGPTTPPPTPAAAAAAAAAEVSAAEPSQLCRRVDMWVDFDQIGWDEWIVHPKRFNAFRCEGECPTPLDESFSPTNHAYMQSLLKHHHPERGSCPSCVPTRLSPLSMLYYESDDLTLRHHEDMVVEECGCH, via the exons ATGAAATTCAAAGTCCAGTCAGTTTTCTGCACattcctcctctgctcttttgGGGTTGTTTTCTCCAGCCAGAGCCACAGCTTTCTCTCAGGCCTCGAGACCAGTTTAGCGTTGAGAAATCTGTCCTTTAACCCCCGCAGCAGGTATCCCATGTACATGATGCAGCTGTACCGCTCCTTTAAGACTGCTGATTTCTCGTCGTCTGTAGCTGTCAACACCGCCGCAATGCGAGGTGACAACCTGTCAGAGCACAGCTCTGACTCTGTCCTTAGTCTGACCGCCAGAG GTTGCCATCAAGAGGGTGAAAAATGGACAGTCACTTTTGACATGTCATCCATCTCTGCTAGTGAGCTTGTCCAGTTGGCAGAACTTCGGATCAGACTGCCGGCTTTCTCAAAATCTAAGCGTTCCACAGTGGATTTGTATCACTTCAGGAAGCAGAGTTGTGAGCTGGGCAATACATCATGCCAGGACGAGCACCTATTCCTGGGGAGCTTCAGCACTTCAGCCAGCAGCACAAAGTCTGCCTGGAAGGTTTTTAATGTGACCGCTCTGTTAAAGTACCGGCTGTACCAGGGAGATGGATTGTCGAGCCAGGAGGCCTCAGGAGAACCTGACACAGACCATGGGAGCGGTGCCGGGGATGAAGGGGAGGTCACCAGCAAGTCCCTCTTCAAGACTTTGGGATTgaggcaaagaaaaacacaccacCCAACCATGAACCGGGTCATGATGGTCATCTTCTCCAAACACAACCTGCCACAGGAAGGCCACCCAGCATACAGTCTCATTCACACTGTGGAAAACTCCAAGTATGTGACCATGGACAGAGTTAGCAGCCAGAGTCGACGCCACAAGAGGAAcaggatggagaggatgaggGTGCCTGCAGGACCTACGACTCCTCCACCtacacctgcagcagcagcagcagcagcagcagcagaagtaTCAGCAGCAGAGCCGTCCCAGCTGTGTCGCAGGGTCGACATGTGGGTGGACTTTGACCAAATCGGCTGGGACGAGTGGATTGTGCACCCTAAGCGCTTCAATGCATTTCGCTGTGAGGGAGAGTGTCCCACACCACTGGATGAGTCCTTCAGCCCTACCAACCATGCTTACATGCAG AGCCTCCTGAAACATCACCATCCAGAAAGAGGGTCCTGCCCGTCCTGTGTGCCGACGCGCCTCAGCCCGCTCTCCATGCTGTACTACGAAAGCGATGACTTGACCCTGCGGCATCACGAGGACATGGTTGTGGAAGAGTGTGGGTGTCACTGA
- the LOC134873448 gene encoding eukaryotic translation initiation factor 4E-binding protein 1-like → MSTECQKTTAKAIPSTRRVTINDAAHMPNDYSTTPGGTLFSTTPGGTRIIYDRKFLLGCRSSPVAKTPPRGLPKIPGVTSPPSNEPDEKASNGELINKKTTSPESSTTGDDSQFEMDI, encoded by the exons ATGTCCACGGAATGCCAGAAGACCACTGCCAAGGCCATCCCGTCGACCAGGAGGGTGACCATCAACGACGCGGCGCACATGCCCAACGATTACTCCACTACTCCCGGAGGAACCCTCTTTAGCACGACCCCGGGGG GTACCAGAATCATCTATGACCGAAAGTTCCTGCTGGGTTGTCGCAGCTCTCCGGTGGCCAAGACTCCTCCGCGAGGTCTGCCTAAAATTCCCGGGGTGACCAGTCCTCCCTCCAATGAACCCGATGAGAAGGCCAGTAATGGAGAACTAATAAACAAGAAAACCACTTCTCCTGAAAGCAGCACCACTG GTGATGACTCACAGTTTGAAATGGACATCTAG